The Castanea sativa cultivar Marrone di Chiusa Pesio chromosome 4, ASM4071231v1 sequence tataatttcttgaataagatgtcattcattgcgtgtgattttctacttttaggaaatcatgtgaaaaagatgagtttatgggaGTTTGTGAGAGAATAGAGgccaaactaaaattaaaaaggagCTAAatgaccatgcttaaatgtctaaggaggtgcagtTGGAGTGCTTGGGTCGTCTACCATGTTTGGAAGCtttaaataaggaaagaaatcaaagaaatagaatctgaaaatgaaaaatcatatttgagcATTGATCAATATTTTGGGCGTATCTCTCTCCTCATGTGATTATATAACTTTCTAAATAATTTAACCAATCATGTGATTTAGAGCCCATTTGGATAGGCTTTTCATAAAGCCTTGACGTGAGTTTTAGCCAAAACCTTTCTTCACGAAAGTAGCAAGGTTGTGTttttggaagcttcaaataagaaaagaaatcaaaggagtagaatttgaaaaggaaaaatcagatttgagcactgatcagtattttgggccTATCTCTCTCCTCATGTGATTATATAACTTTCTAAATAATTTAACCAATCATGTGATTTAGAGCCCATTTGGATAGGCTTTTCATAAAGCCTTGACGTGAGTTTTAGCCAAAACCTTGCTTCACAAAAGCAGCAAGGTTATGTTTTTTAAATGGCAGATTTTCACATTTTAGGAAACTCAGCTTTAATAACCTAGGATGGTTACCACTACTTAATGAATTGAAATAAATTCCTCCAATATGATTTAGAGTAAATTCCTCCAATGATTCAATATTATGTGGCGTGTAGTATAGgataatgttttaggatttctGACAATGTTGAAAGATTTTCACATTTGGTTATAAATCACATAAGAGAATTAGATGTTAAGGTATCTGGATTCTCACTCAATGctcttttttgtataaaataaataaataaataaaagtagatTTTAGAATGTGGGAATCCACATTCTCATGCTTgataaaagttatattttgtATAGACTACCAATTTTATCCCTCATCCCTACCCTTTAACTAAtagaaataatatatagaaaaattattattataaattgacaatttaaataattatttttatattatacatgtcatttaaaaaatggtATACTATATTTCTATTGAATTATTCAggatttatagtttatattttgtttctcgTAATTTATTTGTaggaggattaaaaaaaatgatattgtatTTACAAATCAAATggtattttgagaaaaaatatataattcttataatattctttaaaataaaccaaatataagCATTTCATATTCTCATGATTTTTATTAGATTCTAAAGCAAATCAGACAAAAATAATTACATTTCCAAACATTCAGATTGTCAGGTATTATATTCCTAAGAACCTAGACACCAGGATACATTCCTAAGAACCTAGACACCAGGATAATGTGAATTTTCCCATACCAAACACCACCTTACATGCTTACTAGTGCCTGTGGTAAGCTAGAAAATAATACAATGCAAGTGAACTACCAAAATCAATTGAATAGTAGGAATAattcaaatacaaaataaaataaaataaaaagataaaataaaataaggaatCCATATTCAGTTTATGCTTTTGTATGATCAATTCATCTTTTCTTGAAAATCACACATTGTTAGATTTGACTAGTCAACATTTCCCAACCCTCCACCTGCTCattgatatatataatataaaggTTCAAATCCACTGTACACTGCGCAAATTCCATTTCCTCTATGAAACAATATACAGtccaaattttccaaaaagaaaGTCTGTCACGTTTTGATCTATTCTGCTTCCAATTCAATTGTAGCACACTAGAACATATCTTAAGTCATCGTTGTTGTGAAGTCAGGACCTACACCAGATCATCAAGATGGCACAAACTCTACTACCTGCACCAAATTATCAgatcgtctctctctctctctctccacgtCCACAATGTCAATGGGAATGGGgaaaaaatcatgttttgatTGGTTCAAAACAATTGAGCTACCAGCTGCAGCCTTCAAAGTTCGCAGCTGTAAAGCACTGTAAACAACCAAATGGAGGGAGATATGATTATGTCAAATATGAATTTCAAGATGATATCTAATTTctcaaatcatatatataagagaaagCTGAGTGCCTCATATTAAGCCAGGAGACATAACTAACTTTGCACAATATTTGTATTACAGTAATCATACAACTAAAAGATTGCTTAGACCTAACTTTGCACAAATAATAGCCCAAACTCTCTTCTGCCATGTAAGCTTCGTATCTATAGTTTGAAGTTTCCACAAATTGCCCATAGATGATGGGATTGTCCAGAGTTATGTCCAACTTAAGCCAAGATACCTCAGTTCAATCATGTTTCCTATGGTACAGGGTAATTGCAGGTGGAATACACATTCAAGATCATGAACATGAAAACCTTAGAAGCATCCTAGGACAACTATGAAACAAACCTACAAGGCCACTTTGTAATAtatcctcttctctctctctcatacacctTTTTTATTTGCATGGCAATCTCCAATTAACATCCATGTTGTTGCCAGTTCTAATGACAAAAATTTAGTACTTCCACATTTTCAGTACTTCTCATGTTTCATTGGCCAAGAATGGATGAACCATGTACTGACAACTAATATTTGAAAGCAAGCATAAGAAGAAGGGCATGTGAGAAATGAAGCATGGATgaagagggttttttttttttacacatatttctgataaaaactttttttttctctgtagATTATAAAGCAAGGCTTGATAAAAGGAAGTACAACTACCACATTAACCAAACATCTAAACAGTGGTAATTGTGTGAGTGCTCTTCTTAATCTTTTCAGTCAATTTAATGTTTCTTGGAAACCTATCTTGGTGCAAGTTACATTATTCTATCTTTTGTAAaagcatactttttttttcccctctataTCTTAAAAGCAACACTTGCCCAAAGGAAGGACAATGGCCGcttaaccaaaaatctaaacaatggTAATTTTCTGGGTGCTCTTCTTGATCTTTTGAGCCAATTTAATATTTCTTGGAATCCCTTCTTGGTACAATCTCTATcaagattaaaaatatataacaagacTACAAGAGTAGCTAGGTTGTGAGCTGTATTAGTTGGCAACTTGgctattcttttctttgttgcaTTTCCATTATGCTATCTTTTCTACATGTGTGTTCAGAGTTCAGGACTGGTACATTTGGTTGTTAATGGTGACCATCTCAAATGGTTAAGGTGAGTAACCTCTTTGAAAAGTGTTTGATGGTCAATTGACATTTAGTACTTGCCATCTTCAGATtttatttcaatcctctaactttgcgttcattcatttcaatcctccaactttcaagtttattcaattaaagctgtttcatcaacttttgttatatgttgttattttttcaatttttcttcaaattttttaaattaaaaaaattcaattaatgatggaaaaataatttttagtttttttttttttccaaaaacttTTAACAAAAGTTGACGAAAAGgcattaatttaataaatctgaaacttaggACTGAAATTAACGAAAGcattaaaggactgaaatgaaatctaaagaaacttagagggttagttttgcattttagccaaaaaaattaTGGTGAAAGTCAAATAAATATAGCTAAATTATTGccaataatagaaaataaaaagaaggtatCCACACATAGGGCGGATTATAGGCTTGTACTAGCTGAAAGAGAGCTATCACATCTCATATTTTTAACTAGATATACAATATCATCACCTCCCTGAcaatagattaaaattctaacATTTCCAACCATTACCTgaataaaaatttacatttttctcCAAATGTTGATGATGCCGTCTGCTAATGACTTCAGATTTCCCCACAGAGATGATTTCTTAGGAACTTCTGCATCATTTTCCTGCCTAGTAGAATCATCTCTGAACATGGAAAATGACACCTTGCCTTAAGATCCAACTCATAAGTGGTAAAAGGATAAAGaattcatgaaaaagaaaaatgcaggAACAGAAAAACAATCTTGGTTGTGTAAGTTCAAGGGAAAATAACATCTAAGATAGGAGACAGGTTCACAATAAAAAGAAGCTAGACCATTTTAGGTAGAAATAACCCATTAGAGCTTCAACGGTGTGCTTACACAACTGCTCTGAAAAGAGCATAACAAGGACATGTACACAGCAGCAcattcttttttggataagaaaataacttcattgaaaaagaaatgagaaaatacAATGAAAACAAGGCACACAGGCAGTGTGCTATGGAAACAGTAAAATATCTAAACTAACTAGCAGTTGAAGTACAAAAATCAAGTAAATCATGCAAAGATTATGGTAGAAACCCTTACTTCACATTTTTGTGAAGGCAGCGCCTTAACTAGGGATACAGCTATACTAATATGGTCATCAATAATTTAGTGATGAGAGTACTGCAGACTTTATAATTGGAACTACATTAGTAACAGTATGAATTTCTAATGATGATAATTcagacagagaaagagagaggggaaAAACCCTTACTTCACATTTTTGTCTAGTTCAACAGATCCTTGATCTTGCTCCGCTTCTGACCCTAGACCATCAACATTTGGCAAGTTGTGATCAACAGCTTTCTCTTGTTTATCATCCTCTGCTTTTTCAAGGCATGGTTGCAAAACTTCCTCAATTTCCCCAACTGGCGGATGATTTTCAGTTGCAGCAAAGCCAGAATGATCACTCTGAGCTCCATCATTTTCAACATCCCTCGATATTTCAAGACATAAACGGGAAACATCCTCAGTTTCTTCTTTTAGCAGATGATTTTGCTGAGCTTCCACCTCTTTATCATCCTCTGGTTTCTCTAAGCAAGGAGAAACTTCAGCATCCCCCTTAAGGACATCGCTTTGTTTTGCATCAATATCAGAGTGACTACCCTGCAAGCAAATAAGAGATGCTATAAGCCATATAGAAGAGTTTTAGGAAGCACAgaaagtgatatatatatacatatatagaaCATGTTTTAGGAAGCACcaatttatatgaaatttatGGGGAAAAAATCATAGTATGGCAGCTTGATTTTCAAGTCTAGCACTTTGCTCTGAAAACATTTCATTTCATAATTGTGACTGTGATGATCTTAGGCTAATTACATCTTGGGCATCTAGAAACAAATGGTAAGACGACCACTCTTGGTCAACTTATTTCCAGGATATGATAGTCATACTACAAGCATTGTCTATAATTTTATAACACATTTAGCATCTAAAAAGGccaaaattaatcataatagGCCATCTGAAATGGCATCAGGAATATTGCCTTGATAACTAGAAATATTATGTATTCAGCATAAGACGTGTGACGTTGAAGATGTACTAGTACATATATACCCCCCAAAACCatataatttgtaattaaaacTAATTTACTCACCGGCATTGCAAGCTTTACAAGGACTTGTTGAGACGGAGAGGAGGATATTGTTGGTTTTAAGAATGGAGTTCCTTTGCTGGTATCCGAGGAAGACAGTTTAGATCTGTATTGTAGCTCCTGAATGATTTTTCTAACAGTATAATAAGAGCCACCCACTTGTTTAACTGCAAAAGAAGCAGTTGGGAATTTTCCAGCATTCATTTCTCTATACCTGCaattaaaaatacaatatatatatatatatatatatatatatatatatatatatatatatatatatatatatatatatatatataaacgtaGGTCATAATTCGCATATAAACTCAGCTTGTAATTGTACAATTGAATTGAGAATATATAGTGAAAGATATAGACGAGAAAAGGGCTTCAGTgtcccaaacaaacaaatattacagagaaaaaatggagaagagagagtagTTACTTGTTAACAAAGGTTTCGACCAGAGCTTGACGTTCAAGTTTGGAGAGCCTGGTACGAACTACTCTGTCAGTGTCAGGAACAGAGGCAGCATTGGAATTAGAATTGGAATATCTACGCCACTgatcaatattttttactttgttacgggattgggattgggattggTTGTTGAATTTGTAGGACTgggttgttgctgctgctgctattCTTGCGATCAGATTCTTTCCCATTGCTATTTGAAATTCACTTCCACACCAACTACATTTACCTCTTAGATGATGATGCGTTTCTATTtcagttttcacttttcagacagaggaactgagggttttagattttagggttttacaaaaaataattttctattttttcggGTTTTGTAATTTAAGAAAGCAAATTGACCGTACCGGTCAACGGGATTTAAAtgtaataatcaaattaaattaaatattcatcttccttcttcatttttttttttttttttttttttcccgctAATAGAGATCTGGGTCTGGGTCAGACCTCACTTGGTCCAAGCCAGTCTGACCTGGCCCAatggttttttttcccttttttatttttatttttttaattttcttttattttgacaCCTTTTTTTAATCAgattttttatatcaaaaagcacatttttttaataaatattttttttttctttgagacatagattttccttcttttttttttttttaaacatgtttcttttcggcaaaaatattgtaatacTTACATGAAGTTTAGTCTTGTccctaaattataaaaaaaatttggagtaaTTGCAATTTATCCATTTGTTGTTAGATCCATTTTAATAATGTTTACCCGTGGTTTGGAAAGTTTCAATTAACTCACCTGAGGTGACCTTTGTTAGACCATTGTAACCTACATCTCCTTTTCGCCATTAAAAAACACTAGTCTCTGAGCATgcgctcacgcgcgtgctcagaggctcttctattttttgggtgagagttaatttagagcatttattataatttggaattactatatttttcaatcataaaaaaaatctaggggtgatgaaaaattattacaccacacaaaaaaaacgtAAAGGtatgatgagtattatgtgtaaTGTAAGCTATGTCGTATACATGGCATAAGCTATGTAGTATACACCATCCCCTTTCTTCACTCTATACTTGTCAGGAAGAATGTCATCCATGTTTGCACACCTCCCATCCTTGGAGTACACCAAAGGGATCACATTAAAATCTATCAAAAATATTATCATCATGGGCTTAGCAAATTAGAACCTattaaagaaaaacccaaatttggtaaggatggggtgtaaaactcatgttttacaccatccaataagagATTGCCACATTagctttttaattaaaatcaataCATCCTACAAtacctaataacatctcaacAAACCcctaatttggttggattttcacataagtattataatttttttttttatagaatataagtattagaattgattgggtGTAATTGcgcttattttttaatatttgataagaTGATATGGCATGTTGAAATTGGAAGGCCAtatccttatagaatttaaactcattaaataaatctctaattatttattaataaatgaataatGCTAAAGATACGATTGTTCACAATCTTTTTCACATCTATTCATGTGATAACCTCACCTTCACATAATTCTATTCTTGACGCTACTTTTATTAGCATTAAAGCTGGTTGTAACAGATGGTGAGATTAGTGTCAAAATTGGAAATGAATAAAGTTTACAGGTTAGTTACGAAGGGAATTGCAGGGTATAGCCTCAAAGTCTAAGTCAATGCCGCATGAAGATAATGCATTTGATCTAGTGTTGCATCAGTTATATTAGCCATGAAATCATCAAGGTTAGCTCCATTATCTTAACTATCAATGACGTCTTTCACTTCTTGCGCAACTTTTTCCTGTATTAGAGGGTTCTTGCAAAGCATATAGAGGAACCATGAGAGAGTGCTTGCACTTGTATCTTTGCTGCGatcataaaattcaaaattatgtcCCTTAAACATTAATCATTCATTTTGTCTGGATTCCTTTCACTCTCGACCGAAAACCTTGAAAGTATATCCTCCTTGTCACTCTGgaaatcattaaattaaatcatCAAGATTCAACTATACCAATAGTCCAGATTATCAAAGCAAGTGGTACATGTCATTGTACCAAAGCCCTTTAAAAGATAAATAGCATTGGAAgttacaaataataaaatacatctTGAGTTTCCCCAAATAGGCATTGTTAGTTTGTTACAAATTTAGAACTTACGCAACCTTGTTTCACCCTCTTGGTCCTAATTACTCCATGCACAAAATCATCAaggattttaattttcttcttaagGGCAGCTTCAGAGCCAATGTTAAGAAACCTCTTCAACTTCTAGAATGGATCGACATAGCGCCAATAGACCAAGGCATTTGAATCATCAAATGCCTTCATGAATGCAGTTCCCTCCTTGCTTGACCCCTCCAAGCAATTCAATTCTACCCCAAACCCGACTTTGAAAATTGAGTCCAAAGTGCATCTCATTAGTATGTCCTacaaatttaaaaggaaaaatatcctacaaatttaaaaggaaaaatatctCACTATGTAATTCTTTTACTCTTCGATAGTAAAATCAAGTGATATCAACACACACTATGGGCTTGCTTCCTGTCTTGCTCAATTACCTTTGCAagtaaatttcataattagtaaaattcagaactctttcttctcaaaaccATTAAGCATGCATTTAGGTAATTTGAAGAACAATTGCTAATACAAATTGCTTTATATGAATTTGCTTTAAATAAAACGTATGTGATGTAATAGACTTAATTTAACatcttaaaattaataatttcaaattcacatattaataaaattaaattcattcataaatttcttcaatagaaaaaatttatcatttctaTATTTAACCTTCATCTAAATCAACAGATTTCTTTTCTACTATCATATCAAACTCCAATTGCATCACAAATTTGGAATTCATCAATCACAATAGCATGCAGTAATCTAAAGAAACAATAACAACGTGAAAGTGAAAAGAAATTATAGAAATTCACAAAATGTACCTATCGAAATTCATCCCTATAacaaattggggaaaaaaaacccctaCCATACTAAAAAGGAGAGACACTTCTCTACAAACTACTTTTGCTCATCTCCACAACCGGTGATTTGCtgctccaaaacaaaaaattgtgagataCTTTAAAGGCTACATTGAAACAAATGATTGAATTCTCTTGCAACGTTTTCATTCTTGGGTCAGAGGATTGCAACATGTCCATATCACTACCTCAGTCACCACGAATTAGTAATTCTAGCCACCCACATGTCACTTCATCACTATCTTCATTAAAGCCTGTGGGAGTCACTTTTTGAACAGTATCCAGGCCCAAGTTTAAACAAGGATCCTGGATTTCCTAATTGTAGTTTGAAGGGATGGGCTTGGTCTATCGCAGCTAAATGAGCTGTTTAAAGACCAAGTGGTGAACAGGGCGAGACTCCTACAATACACATACACTAGCAATCGAGAATATACGTATTGATCAACAAGAAAATAGCAGGGTAGACAAATGTAATAAAGGAAGAAACGAAATAATTGCTCGGGGTCCTGAAATCAGTGGGGAATatatttcattgattttcttagTTATGGATTACAATGAGCTCACCAGGATTTAATGCAAGGTTTAAacaagctcaaaaattacaaacttagATGACTCTTTTAGGTCTTCAAGACTTccaaaatttgaatccttttgaatccaagcaTGTGCTCTGGTGGTTGTTTCTGTGATACCGGGAGATATTTCCctgttttctttgaattttacagAGCTTTTTCTTAATGATTCTATCTGTTCTTTTTCCTGCCCAATTGCCTCCCAACGTTGGCTGCTCtcccccttttatagtgtcacatTAGGGTTTCAGGGTACCATTAATTCTTCCCCCTTGGCCCCTTGGGTACGAGAGCCCCCTGTTTATCTCAGCTCCTTTAACAACTACtcctttccttattttccatagcttccttcttttgatgttttttCCCTTGAAAGTGTCTTGCTGACTTCCTACTCTGAGACGCTTTTGCCTTCCAAGTCCCTTTCTTTGTCTGTCTTCTCTTTTCAGGCGTACCCCCTTTTAGCCGCCTCttcctttttgtcatttttcccagtAAGTGAAGTCTTCTCCTGGGAAAACCGAAGATTTTCCCAACCATTTCCTTTCGTAGATCTCTTATTCTGGGTTCCCGAGACACCGGCTTCCTACCCCTGAGCCGTTGCTTTCCAAATCCTCAGGCCTTGCGCTGTATTATTGGTTGCATCGAGAAAAGGCTCATCTGTTTCTTGTTCTTGGTACCTTCTGAACTGTCTTAATCCTCCTTTAGCCGTGCTGTACATCCAAAGGTCCCAAGCAATCCCCCGGCGTCCTTCCTCagctccttttctttctctggtCTTGGCGGGCcgaattcttttctttcccctctTTGTTTTTCCTATGGACTCCTTACTCCCTTTTGGGCCTCGGGTCCATTatccctctttcttttgtagccccaatctttctcttcttttccaatttttttatttcccacgGATTGGCCCAATGTACCACCTCCTTGGGTCTTTTATCatgtttttttcttatatatatattttagacctcaacaaaGCCTATAGTAAAAGTGTAAAACAATGAATAGCCAAAACACAATAAGACCTAAAAATTTACACAATCATACtgtaaaaggaaaagaaagaaagaaagaaaaaaaatattcaaacaatGACCTTTTgtgttctgttttgattcttcGCCTCCCTTGGTCCATTCTCTCTCAATAAAATCCAAGAACATTTTTTCCTTGTAGTCACGTTACAGCCTTATTGCAGATAGTTTTTAGTTGCATAAGAAAAGCAGCGGATAGAAATTTGGAGCCGTACGGTTGTAGTTGGGCAATGAAGGatctaattgttgaattttggGATTAGTTATTTTAGCACATTTTGAGTTTGAAATCgtgagagtggtcctattttttagatGGTGTTTTACGTAGGAGTTAAAGAAGCATTTTTACCAAGTTCTGCCCCTACTTAAATATAGGCTATAGGGGTATATtagaccaaataaaaaattcggtccaaacaggggaagccccttaaatagtaaaatagaagaataaaaatgtattttcaatAATCTTTTATATCTCTTTCCTCCATCTCCTCCTTTGGATCCATAACTCCTAAAGAGACTCAATTATCCTAAAATCCTAAGATCAAAATTTCACAAACCCCATTGcccatcttcatcttcttctacaAGTTCAGTGCAagttcttcatcttcttctgcAATTTTACAAACCCAATTTTCAATGCaagttcttttcctttttcctagGGTTAGGGCTATGATTACAAAAGAGAGAAGGCTTGAGTGGGACTCCATTTCcactaaagaaagaaaaacaaaaaattcaatttgattTGGAGTAGAAAAGGTTGAAAAAGCCAAAGAAATCAAAGGTTTTGCTAAGCTCAAAGGAAAATGCTTTGGCATCTAACTTTTTGTCtctattctctcttttctttttctcgatttgggtttttatattCCCATAATCACAAACCAATTCTTTTATACTTGATATGAGCCCCAAACCCCATCAATTAATTTCTAGGTTTAATGGATTTGTGGGTTCAAGTTTTTTGGATTTGTGGATTTGAATTTTATGGGTTTAATGGATGGTGGGTTTAAATTttctaggttttatggatatttgGGTTCGAATTTTTTTGAGTATAATGGATTTATcgcttcaaatttttttagggtttgaatttCCTTTTGGTTTGATGTTTTTAGATATGCTTCGACGATGTTGAAATCTTGTCATTGATGAGGCAAGGACTTGCTTCGATGAGGTCGAAATCTTGCTATTGAAGGAGCACCTACAAAAGTCTGTTGCTCAACTAGAAATAGGACAACAAGcttaacccaaaaaatttaaatcaatccagaaaattggatttttttgctCTCTTTCTATTGTTGGGTTCTTCAAACACAAACATGCTTGTTAGATACAAGATTGGCTACCCAAAGTATATCTCCTTGCTTGCAATTAGTAGAGTGAACTGATTCTTGAGTTGATCGAATGAGATTTGGGTCATGATATGAGATTTGGGTTTAAAGATTTGATTTATAAGATAGTGAGAGAATGAATTCAATGATTTGTTGCTTAGATATGGTTTCTATTGTATCTTATATACTAAAGATGTTTATCTAATGACAATGGGAGATATGGATTACAACTGTCACATGAAGGCTACGTTAAGTGCATTAAGTGGCACTTTTCAAATCACAGGTAAACACTATTAAAATGGGCttaaaacttttcatttttgtccaTTGACTTTTGATTCTACATGTCTAACAAAAGGTGGCATTACTTAACTTGATATGGAGcactaaataagaaaaagaaaaagaaaaatctttaaaaCAACATGaatcaaaacatataaaatatatttttttttaaatacttctttcaaaaactgttttctttgttttgtttttaatgtttttaattgtaaaagtGATGAGGCAAGAGAATTTCAAGTGGATAAAATGACACTTTTCAAACCATTAATAAATAACATGAAATTGAGCCTAACCACAAATGAGTAAACTGTAATTAACccttactattattattaatagtgatgaactataaattttaaattttaaggaggtcaaattctaaaatttgaaagGTGACCGTTATCCCAATATCCATtggaattttcaaaaattccCGTGGGAATTTGTGGGCGTCTAGTTTTGTGCAAATCAATTTGGTGATGATTTCTATcatgtttcttgtttttagTTCTTCATCGTAGAACTTGGGCTAAAGAGttcatttctttctttacaTGAATTCATCGCATCTATTCATGTAGAACTTTTAATCATAACAACAAGAACAGCGACAATAATGATTATGTAAGTATGGAATGGAAAGTAGTTCTTAGATTCAAAATTTAAAGCATCATTTGTATAGTAGGTTTTTGGTTTAGGCAAAATCAacactcaaaactcaattttcatcactcaattctcaaaATTCATGAGCCCCATCTAAGAAAATCTATTTGGTTT is a genomic window containing:
- the LOC142630886 gene encoding uncharacterized protein LOC142630886 isoform X1, producing the protein MGKNLIARIAAAATTQSYKFNNQSQSQSRNKVKNIDQWRRYSNSNSNAASVPDTDRVVRTRLSKLERQALVETFVNKYREMNAGKFPTASFAVKQVGGSYYTVRKIIQELQYRSKLSSSDTSKGTPFLKPTISSSPSQQVLVKLAMPGSHSDIDAKQSDVLKGDAEVSPCLEKPEDDKEVEAQQNHLLKEETEDVSRLCLEISRDVENDGAQSDHSGFAATENHPPVGEIEEVLQPCLEKAEDDKQEKAVDHNLPNVDGLGSEAEQDQGSVELDKNVNALQLRTLKAAAGSSIVLNQSKHDFFPIPIDIVDVERERERRSDNLVQVVEFVPS
- the LOC142630886 gene encoding uncharacterized protein LOC142630886 isoform X2; protein product: MGKNLIARIAAAATTQSYKFNNQSQSQSRNKVKNIDQWRRYSNSNSNAASVPDTDRVVRTRLSKLERQALVETFVNKYREMNAGKFPTASFAVKQVGGSYYTVRKIIQELQYRSKLSSSDTSKGTPFLKPTISSSPSQQVLVKLAMPGSHSDIDAKQSDVLKGDAEVSPCLEKPEDDKEVEAQQNHLLKEETEDVSRLCLEISRDVENDGAQSDHSGFAATENHPPVGEIEEVLQPCLEKAEDDKQEKAVDHNLPNVDGLGSEAEQDQGSVELDKNVKDDSTRQENDAEVPKKSSLWGNLKSLADGIINIWRKM